TCAATTCTAACACTATTAAATATGTACTTATCTCTTAAAAAATAGTTTCTATTAGATGCAGATCATCACACTTAGATGCAGATTCGCTTGAATTTTCGAAACACACTAAGAGTCTCCAAGAGACACATAGAGTTAGTTGGGTTCAAACTtcgataaattaataaaaatatagtaaTTGTATGTTTTAGTTAAGAATTAAGATTGAGAATGCATATATAAAGGTTTGGCTATTGGTGGGGATGGTGGTGAAGCAAAAAGGTGGTGTTAGAATTTCGGAAAGAGAACCAAACTAATGAAAATATTTAGACACTGACTTCAATACTTTGTGATGACTGTGAGTTTGATTCTCAATTCTTgtgaatagaaaaaaaaattcaattccCAACTCTTGTATATAGAAAAAACTCATTGATCAACCCCTACATCTTAGTAGAAAAATGAGTTAGTTTCATAACTATCGAGTTGTTTTTTGAATAGAATTATCGATTTGTTGATTTAAAATATCTTAGTTTTGGTTaagataataataacaaaaagATTTGAAAAGCCCAAGACTAAAGTACTTGGACTGAAGTCATATATAAGGCTTAGTTCAAAGCATAACTTCCTCTTCGCTGCAACAAAAATCCCAATTCCATAGCGATTGTGAGCTCTTGTTTGTTTCAGCACTCGATCGTTCCGTTTCAGGTACCTCACAATCCATCACTCTGTTAGGGTTTTTCGTTTTCTGAAACTGTATGCATTGATTTGAATCGGCTTCTAGGGTTTCTTGCAGTAGATTTGTTTGATTGAATTTGCATAATGTAGATCGATTTTTTCAATCATCTACCACAAACAGAACTGGATCGATCTGCTTAGTGTGATTTTTGGTGATACTCGTTTTGGTGATTAGGGTTCAGGGATGTTTATAATGGTTTCTGGCATTTGATATCATTTGCATTTTTTAGGATTTTGTATATTCTGATCATATGGGTTTGTTTCCAGTTCGTGCCTTGATTGAAATTGTTGACATTTGATTTAGGTTTGATTGAATTTGACATTGAATTCACACTAGTTATCGTCGTGTTTGATTTGTACCCTGATTACAGGATGAAGATAGAGGTTCCAAGGAAGACATCAGGACAGGGATCCGATCAAGCAGGGTCTCAGATGCCTGTGCCGAACCAAATGAATGGGAATGCACTCCCTTTGATGGCAAATGCAACCATGGACCCTGAACTCCTCGAAATACGCTCACTTATTCTAGAGAAGATGTAAGTTTGTCTTTTATTTGTTTAACTGCATTTCTTCATGGGTTAACTTGATTCCTATGAGGTATTTTGTCAATTGGTATAATATTTGGAGATGGATCTTTTTCTTGACCAACATGCAAGTGTAAACTTTATCATGGAGGCCAGTGTATGATATATATGGgttctttacaaaataaataGTTGGAGTTATTGAAAAATCAAAAGggaaaagaataattttttttaacacatgatcattattatatttatattgcaTGTTCCAATGCTTTGTGACTCACTTGTATGACTTAATTGAATTAGGCTCAGATAAAGTAATTTAATCAGTCACAGGATTTTACTCAGATTGTAATAATCTGTTGTGTTCACAATAGTATTTGCAACTTGCTTGACAAGTTTGAGGCACATTTCTTTGTCTACCACTATATAGTTTTACAGCTTAACTTTGTATTGGCTTGTTCGTTCAATCATCGTTATCGATGAGGGATCCTTGCTTTGTAGATGTCATTAAGTGAACTAGATTTGCTGACTCCGTGTCTCTAATATGAGGATTATGTGTCGATTGCTCCACCTGCATTGggtttttttcttgaaaatagTATAATGTGTGAACAAAATAAATCATGTTGTTAATTTTATGTTACTTAACGGCATATTTTACATTTCATATTCCAGCCATAGTACGTTGTTGGAACGTTGTCCGCGTCCAATTTCAGAAGAAAAGAGGAGGATGCTTAAGAATCTTGCAATACGCCTGGAAGCGGGCCTGGTTAAAGATGCTTCCTCTAGGGTGATTTTTCTGGGTCTCATGCTAAATTTCTTTTCCTTGCAGAAATCTAATAATTCTTCCTTAATTTTAAATACTTGGACTTAATGAGGAACCTTCAAACTTCTCCTTCCTACCTTCAAACTTCTTCCTTAATTTTAAGTACTGTTTTTGAGTTGACAATGTTTTGGACTTTTCTTTTAGGCGGAGTACGTGAACTTGGATACAGTGGAGAGTCGTTTAACTGATTTAATCAGAAGAGCATCTCAGAATGATCGCTACCAACAATATCGGCAGCTTGTTAGCTCAATCGGTGCAATGACAATATGATACCAACCCCTGGTATGTCGGACGTTCCAAATTCAAGCATGGTGGTTTCATCTTCTATGGATGCCTCATGTAAAAAGATTAAGTA
This portion of the Lotus japonicus ecotype B-129 chromosome 3, LjGifu_v1.2 genome encodes:
- the LOC130745903 gene encoding histone acetyltransferase HAC1, which codes for MKIEVPRKTSGQGSDQAGSQMPVPNQMNGNALPLMANATMDPELLEIRSLILEKIHSTLLERCPRPISEEKRRMLKNLAIRLEAGLVKDASSRAEYVNLDTVESRLTDLIRRASQNDRYQQYRQLVSSIGAMTI